Below is a genomic region from Virgibacillus dokdonensis.
AACTAGAAAGAGGAACATGAACATATGGTTACTATTTTATTATTGTTGTTATTAGTGATGGGTTTTTTTATTGGGTTAAAAAGAGGATTCATATTACAGCTATTCCATCTCATTGGGTTTATAGCATCTTTTGTTGTAGCAGCTTTGTATTACGATGAGTTAGGGCCTAAGTTGGAATTATGGATCCCTTATCCTAATTTAGAGGAAGATGGTAAATGGGCGACGTTTTTACAAGACTTGCCTCTTGAAGCGGGTTTTTATAATGCTATTGCATTTTTGGTTATTTTTTTAGCGGTAAAAATCATTCTACAAATTATAGCTTCTATGCTTGATTTTGTTGCTTCTTTACCGATTTTAAATTCTGTAAACAAATTATTAGGAGCCATTCTGGGCTTTGTAGAAACATATTTGTTACTTTTTATTTTCCTATATATTGCAGCTTTAATACCGATTGCTCAAATACAAACATGGATAAACGATTCTTCAGTTGCGTTATTTATTATTGAACGTACTCCTTATTTCTCAGATGAAATTAGAGAGCTTTGGTTCACATATGTAGCCAATAAATAATGATTTTCATTGTGGGGGGAGATTGGTGAATAGTATGAAGATTAATAAAAAAGATGTTATAAAATTAATGGAAACGATAGCGACGTATTTAGAATTACAAGCAGAGAACCCTTTTAAAATTAGTGCCTATCGTAA
It encodes:
- a CDS encoding CvpA family protein → MVTILLLLLLVMGFFIGLKRGFILQLFHLIGFIASFVVAALYYDELGPKLELWIPYPNLEEDGKWATFLQDLPLEAGFYNAIAFLVIFLAVKIILQIIASMLDFVASLPILNSVNKLLGAILGFVETYLLLFIFLYIAALIPIAQIQTWINDSSVALFIIERTPYFSDEIRELWFTYVANK